Genomic window (Pseudoliparis swirei isolate HS2019 ecotype Mariana Trench chromosome 23, NWPU_hadal_v1, whole genome shotgun sequence):
CCGGAGCCAGTCcgatgtgttttcttttcttttttaaacctttattttaccacgtgaatcccattgagattcaaaacaaatctctttttcgagggtgactcGGACGCGACAGGCAGCGACATGAGAAACACACGGAAGAAGTTAAAAGAGACTCaaagttaagagacggtgaCATAACCAAgttcatttgagaaatattgacatttttggacatttctttcattttatactGAAAAGCAGTATAAATGGTATCGgttctttgagttttaaattattctgCACCATGTTCCAGGATGAGCAGAGTGCACGAAAGCCCTTTTCAGCGGTTGACGTGCAGCACTGTTAAAcgtccttctctctctgctgcagGATGTCTGTGTCTCGGAGGTGTCTGTGCTGTGTCAAATATTTGATGTTTGTCTTCAACCTCATTTTCTGGGTCAGTATTGCTCACTCCCATATCATTTTGTTTATTCAAATGGTCCATAAAGAGACTTTTAACATGCTTATCGCTTCTGGAATAATTTAACACAGACAAGTTCATCGCTTTttgtgtgatttttctttttcttcgacTGTTAACCCAAATTAAATGGATAATGTTGGAGCATTTTTTGGGATTGTTTTTCCTTAACAACCGTTTGAATTGCAAACAGGTTTATAACTAAGTAGTAACTCCTGTACAATGTAATGCAATCAAAGCCTGGCGATATAAAGAAGGGTTAATTTAACCATATGATTGATGATTTAATCATTTTGTAGTTGTGTGGCACTGGACTGCATTATCTTGACCAGTGTTCCTCATATCTGATACactagatacatatatatatatacatatatatacacatatatatatctatatatatatgtgtatatatagatacatatatatatatacatatatgtatatgtatatatatatgtttatatgtatatatacatctatacatatatacatatatgtatatatatatgtatatatgtatttatatatgtatatatatatatgtatatatatatatatacatatatatatatgtatatatatatatatatatatgtatatacaggactgtctcagaaaattagaatattgtgatgaagttctttattttctgtaatgcaattcaaaaaacaaaaatgtcatgcattctggattcattacaaatcaactgaaatattgcaagccttttattctgatttattgctgattatggcttacagattaagaaaactcaaatatcctatctctaaatattagaatatcatgaaaaagtatactagtagggtattaaacaaatcacttgaattgtctaattaactcgaaacacctgcaagggtttcctgagccttgacaaacactcagctgttataaatcttttttttaacttggtctgaggaaatattaaaattttatgagataggattttagagttttcttaagctgtaagccataatcagcaatattaaaagaataaaaggcttgcaatatttcagttgatttgtaatgaatccagaatgcatgacatttttgtttttttaattgcattacagaaaataaagaactttatcacaatattctaattttctgagacagtcctgtatatgtatatatatatacatatatatacatatatatataattcagttCTTTTCACTGACACAATGTCCATCTCTCACTGAGAGTCACGCTGCATGTTGACGCTGCGTTTCCTGAACAGCTCGGCGGATGCGGCCTGTTCGGCATTGGAGTCTGGCTGTCCTTCACCCAGGCCGAGTTTTCCTCTCTTCCCGTGTCCTTCCCGTCGCTCTCGGCCGCCAACCTGCTGCTGGTCGCCGGCggcatcaccatggtgaccggCTTCCTGGGCTGTCTCGGAGCCCTGAAAGAGCAACGCTGCCTGTTGTTCATGGTGAGAGGTCCAAGTTGCAGATGTTTTATGGCGATGATGAACGGGGGTCGGATCAGGCTTAATgattgcacatgcacacacagagacacacaaatacaaacacacagattcacaaattcagttcagtttattttgtataggccaaaatcacaaattacaaatttgcctcagagggctttacaatctgtacacatagacatccctgacctttgacctcacatcggatcaggaacaactcccccaaAATAGAAAAacccctttcacagggaaaataaagtgacagaggaggatccctctccaggatggactgaagcaatagatgtcatgtgaccagaaggaatcattacagcagcagaacgattcacaaatacattccaatgcacactaAAGTAAATTACGATTCATATGAAtgtaaaatcacaaatatatttctgcgTTTTTTTTCCTATTTGCAACGGCAGGGGAGTCTCATAAAACCCACACACATGCGGTGCGATCGACAAACAAATAGAGCAATCCACATAGAAAGGCAGAAATATATTTCTCATTTTTCTTTTGCAGttatataaatcgtaatttatttacGTGTCTGCATTGgtaaatcgaatatatttgtgaatctttgtgtttgcattcatgagtctctgtgtgtgcatttgcaatatatatatatatttatatatatatatatacagcacatatgtatatatatacacatatatatatatttatatatatgtatatatatacatatatatacatatagatatacatatatatatatatatatatatatatcatacccCATAATGATGTCAGTCTCTTCTCTTGTTCTGCAGTTCTTTGTCATccttctggtcctggtcctgacgGAGGCCACTCTCATATTGGTGATCCACATCTTCCATGACGAGGTGAGCTCACATGTACACAATGTAACGTACACATTGAACAACACATGGAAGAGCATTAGAATAAGCAATAGAAAATAAACATCCTAATAACGTGACTAATTTACGGTGAATAATTAAGACAACGGTTAATCTCAAAATTAGGAGAGAACATATAAAGTAGGTGAAAATCAgaatcatcagaatcagaaactttTATTGCCACGTGTGTTTTCACATGGAAGGAATTGGTCTTGAATGTTTTTGACTGTTACCCCGGGTTacgactagggatgggtatcgtttgggttttttccgataccggtgctaaaccagtacttttaaaacgataccggtgcctaaacggtgcctgaaccgatactttaaaaaaaaaaaaccgcacaatgaggacattaaaaacctcttcggccatattccctgtagaagccgttatcatggagcactgacacacaacggatatcagactgttaacatacacaatacatgttctccattatatgatgtgatatgtattgtcatgtgcagactttatagggttaatcctatcactgttttgatgggcaaagagaacaaccaatcagaggtactgaagatgacacgtgacaaataaagttttgcttctgacagcgagagttacactgaaacaaagtgacgccccacggtctttattcctccgtcattatattcccggtaacaccgggtatacagccgggatcgctggacatcaacacatctgctagcagactgtcacgctcgtagctagctacgagctagc
Coding sequences:
- the tspan4b gene encoding tetraspanin-4 isoform X2, translated to MSVSRRCLCCVKYLMFVFNLIFWLGGCGLFGIGVWLSFTQAEFSSLPVSFPSLSAANLLLVAGGITMVTGFLGCLGALKEQRCLLFMFFVILLVLVLTEATLILVIHIFHDEFKCCGVTNKTDWYDVLNGTLPSSCCSVGTDHCVDGWTEPCYQKARRWLLDNIHSVLVFGLCIAVVQILALVFSLLMYCQILCAEKALD